From the Myxococcales bacterium genome, the window CTCGGCGGTGTGGCGGCGTTCATCGACGCCGAGCACGCGCTCGACATCAACTACGCCAAGAAGCTCGGCGTGAAAACCGACGAGCTCCTGGTGAGCCAGCCTGACTACGGTGAGCAGGCGCTGGAGATCGCGGACATGCTGGTGCGCTCCGGTGCCGTCGACCTGGTGGTCATCGACTCGGTGGCTGCGCTGGTGCCAAAGGCCGAGATCGAGGGTGACATGGGCGACTCCCACGTTGGTCTGCAGGCGCGCCTCATGAGCCAGGCGTTGCGCAAGCTCACCGGTTCGGTCTCGCGCTCGCAGTGCATCATCTTTTTCACCAATCAGATCCGCATGAAAATTGGCGTGATGTTCGGCAGCCCGGAGACGACTTCCGGTGGCAACGCGCTCAAGTTCTACGCATCGGTGCGGCTCGACGTGCGTCGCATCGGCGCAATCAAAGAGGCGTCCACCCAGCCGGGCAAGGACAAGGACATGCAGGTCGTCGGAAACCGCACGCGGGTCAAGGTCGTGAAGAACAAGATGGCCGCGCCGTTCCGCGAGTGTGAGTTCGACATCCTCTATGGGTTTGGTGTCTCGCGTTCGGGTGAGGTGCTGGATCTCGGCACCGACGCCAACATCGTGCAAAAGAGCGGCTCCTGGTTCGCGGTCGACGCCGAGCGCATTGGCCAGGGGCGCGACGCCGCGCGGACCTATCTCGAGGAGCACCCGAAACTGCTCACCGAGGTCGAGACGAAGGTGCTCGAGCTGCACGGCGTGAAACGGCGAGTCGCTGCGGAAGCTGCGGGTGCCGCGGCGCCCGCCGCCGATGCCAAGGCCGAAGACAAGGCTCCGCCACCGAACGGTGGGGGCTCGAAAGCGCTGCCGCCGGCTGGGCTGAAACGTCCCGCGGCGCAGCGCCCCAGCTGAAGCTTCGAAGAGAATCAGCCGGCGACGGCGCGACGGTACGGGCCGCGTCGCGCCGGCTGAGCTCTGTCCGGGATCCTCCGGACCCCCTCCACAGGCTGTGGATAACCCGTTGATAAGTTCCGGAAGAGCCGGGGACGGATCGATGCGATTCGCGGCCTAGTTGACGGCTCGATGACCGGGATCCCGAAGCTCCGCGGGCACTTAGGGTGGCTCCACAGCCAGGGCAAAACTGTCGCCATAAGCCTCTGATATTACGGCGTAAATTGTCGTTCCTTGACGCGTCCGATCGCGCCCCATACCGAGATCATTGTGACCGCCCGTCGTGCCGTGAGCTTCCCGTGGATCGCCGCGCCAGCGCGCCTCGCGAAGGGCCGTCCGGTGGTGGGCCGCTCACCGCGCATGGCGCCGTCCGCGGTGCGCATCCCGCACCCGCAGCAGATCGAGCTGCCGCTCCGGTTCACCGGCGGCGGTCCGCAGATCTTCGTGCACGAGGGGGCGCGCCAAGCCTTGGAGCGTCGGCTCGACCAGGCCTTCGGCGGTGTGGTTCAGCTGTCGGTCACGGACAACCGGCGGCGGATGGTCACGCGCACCCAGGTGAACGGGGTGCTCAAGGTCCGCGTCCACATGATGTTCCTCGACGCCTCGGAGCGTGTGGTCGACGCCCTGGTCCGCTACGTGGTCGACGGCGAGCGTGATGCTTCCGAGCTCGTCGGCGCGTTCATCGAGTCGAACTCCCACCGCATTCGAGCGGTGCAGGCGGCCCGTGGCCCGCTCCGCCCCCGGGGTCGCGTGCACGACCTCTACACCATCTTGACCGAGGTCAGCCAACGCTACCTGGGCTCGTCGGTCCCGCCGGACGTGCTCATCACGTGGGGGCGTCACACCCACCCGGTGGATGGCCCCCGCAAGACCATCAAGCTCGGAAGTTACAGCGCAACAGAGCGACTGATTCGTGTGCACCCGGTGCTCGATCGCGAGTGGGTGCCCCGCTACTTCATCTCGTACATCGTCTACCACGAGCTTCTGCACCACGTGGTTCCGAGCGTGAAAGAGGGCGGGCGCGCGCTGGTTCACTCGGCCGAGTTCGCGCGCCGCGAGCGCGAGTTCCTCCACTACGACCGCGCGATGGAGTGGGAGCGCAAGCACATCAACCGCTTGCTCAAGGCACGCTGAGCAGCGGTCCAGCCGCGCGGCCGCTCAGATTTCCAGCGCGAGGCCCAGCATCCAGGTGTTGGTGCCGACGCGCATCTGGTCGCCGCTGCCGAGCTTGCTCATGTACCATTCCATGAAGAAGTAGCTGTTGTTGACGCCGGTCGTGGTGTCCATCTCGACCGCGCTGGTGCGGTCGATGGCGTCGAGCAGCAACATGCCACCGAGTGCGAACTGGTAGCCATACGATGCGCCGCGGCCGAGGGTGCCGTCGTCGCCGTGGGCCGTGCCGTCGCCGTCGCTGGACCACCAGAGTGCGTAGCCGAGGCCGGCCTTGGCGTAGGGCACCAGCGGAATGAAGGTATCCTTGGCCAGCACGTCCACGCGCAGCACTCCGACCAGATACATCGGCATGATGTTGAGGGTCGTCGCTTGCGCCGAGCGGTTACCGCTGCCGTCGGCGAGCAGCGCGTCGGCGCTGAACTTGGTGTAACCCCAGCCGATGCCCGGGCCGAAGCTGCCGAAGTGCGGGAGCCGGAGCGCCTGCCAGTCGACCTCGATGCCGATCAGGTAGCGATTGTCACTGCCGAAGGTCTGGTCGAAGGGTTTGGCGCCACCGAACTCGGAGTCGACATCCGGTCGGTAGGGGCCGAAGCGCAGCTCGAAGGCGGCGTTCTGGGGTGACTCGTACTGGTGACGCTGATCGAGGCCGCCGTAGGGGCCGAGCTCGTCGGTGCCTTGGGCAAATGCAGGCGCGCTGGCAGAAGACGCGGCGAGGGTGAGCGCCACAACGAGTCGCAATTTCATCCGAGCCGCCTCCGCCGCCTGAGCAGCGAAACGGCCAGGGCGGCGCCGAACAATGCCAGCGTCGCCTGGCTCGGGTTCTGACCGAGGGCGCAGAACCCGCCGCCGCCCTTGCCGCCTGCTCGGCGGTAGAGCTCGAAGAAGTCGTCCACGGGCTGTGGCGTGCCACACGCGACCTTCGACAGCGGTCCCGAGTTGCCGAGGGTGTCGACTGCAGCCACCGCGACCGCGTACTTGACGCCGTTCGCGAGGTTCGTCGCCGTAACCTCGGTGGACACCTTGCTGGACGTGGAGCCGCACTGGTATTCCGAGCTCGGAATCGTCCCGGGAGTCAGGGAAGCAGAGGGGCAGTCGGGGTTGCCCGCCGAGCCGCCTCCGGAGCCACCGGTGCCGCTGCTGCCCGAGGTTCCGCCGGACCCACCTGCGGAGGCCTCGAGACCCGAGTCACCACCCGTTGCGCTGGCCTCGGCGGCTGCGTCGCTGCCCGCGTCGGTCGCGCCGGCACCTGCGGCACCAGAGCTACCGGCGGCACCGCCCGCGGCTGGAGCGCTGCCAGGTCCGTTGCCCGAGTCACAGTAGACACGATAACCGGCGAGATCAGTCGCGATCGGATTCGTCCAGCTGACGATCAGCTGTTTCTCGCCGATCCCTGCCGAGATCGAAGTGGGCGCCGGTGGACCGATGACGTCGAAGCCTGAGTCGAACGTGGCCTCGGTTCCGGCGAGATCGTTGTTGGAGTCTAGCAGCATGAAATGAAGCACGACGGCGACGCCTTCGGTCGCAATGTCCGTGCGCTCACAAGCCGCCGAAGTGCCCGTGCCCGGCGCGCCTGGTTTCTCCTGCGCCACCATGTCTTGTGCGCGGAGCTTCACGCTGAGCGTCGTCGTTTGCGGGAACGCCTCGTAGAGCTTCCAGCAGTCGATCTGAGACCCCTCACGCTTGGTTTTCGTGGTGCACTCGGGACCTGCCCACACCTGCAACGATTTTCCGGAGAAGCTCGTCATGTCGACGGGGAACGTGAACACGTCGTCGGCGACACAGTCCGAGTGGCTGACCCAGTACGGTTTGTTGGCGCTGTCGCGCAGCCCGACGACACGCTTGATGCCCGTATTCTGAATGATGACGGTCTGCGCGCTCGCCGGCACGGTGATCAGGCTCGCCATGAGCGCGATGGCACTCGAGCCGAGCCACGTCGCCAGCGTCCGGTATCGCCTGAAAGCCATGTCGAGCCCCTTTGAGCACACAGCGTGCCACGCTGCAAACCCGACGCCACACGAGGATTCAGCGGTTTGCGGGGAGGGCGCCCGGACAGCCTGTCCGGCTGAGTACTCGGGCTGCCAAACTGGCAGGCGGTGATACGGTGTCGACCGTGCCGCCCATCGTCGGTGAAACCCTGCTCGGTACGTACCGCATCGAGTCTTCGGAGGAGCTGCCGGGAGGGCTTTCGCTCGGTGCCGCCGCAGCGGATGGCACCGAGGTGAGCTGGGTGGCGCTACCACTCGGGGCACCCGTATCGCGTGACCCAGCGCCGCTGCTCGGTGATCAGGACCGCTACCGGATCGGGGCGCCGGGCATTGCCAAGCCGCTGGGAGTCGCGATCGAGGGCAACGTGCTCAGTGTCGTCTACGAGCGGCGTCACTCCGAGTGCCTGGCGGACTGGTTGCAACAACCTCCGCGCCCGCGCCCGTCGATCGCCCATGCCATCACTGCCATCGCTTCCGCACTGGCGCCGCTCCACGATCAAGGCATCGCCTTTGGTGCGCTCCGGCCCGAGTTGCTGCGCATCGGTCCAGAGGGTGTGAGCATCGAGGGGTTTGCGCTCGACGCCATGCTGCGCGCACTCGTTGGAGATCGAGCATCGGTCGCGACGACGCCGCTTGCGTATCGCGCGCCGGAGCAGCAGAGCTCGACACCCGGACCGCCCACGCCGGCCGCGGACGTGTACGCCCTCGGCGTGCTGGCGACGGAGCTCGTGATCGGGCGGGCGCTCGGGCCCGCCGACGAGCGACCGACCCCGCGCGCGTGCGGGACCGATGTGAGCGACGCGGTCGAGGCGGCGATCTCCAGAGCCGTGGCGCGCTCCCCGGTGGCGCGGCCTCACGACCTGATCGGTTTTGCGCAGGGCCTCGCCGAGGCGCTGCTGGTGCCGCATTATTCGCCTCAGGGCATGCCGCCGGCGAGCGCTCCGAGTGCGTCGGAGGCTTCGCCGCCATGGGCAGCGGGGGCGCCGGCTCCGCTGGTTGCGCCGCCTGCCCCAGCCGCGCCCGCGCCAATCCCAGGTGCGGAGGGTCCGTCCCCCAATGCAGCCGCAGCAGCGCCGCGGCCGCCCGCGCCGCCACCGCGAATGGACTCGATGCCGCCGTCGGGTCGAGGAGCGCGCGGCAACGCAGGCTGGATCGTGGCGCTTCTGGCGGGCGTGGGACTGATGCTCGCTGGCGTGGGCGGGCTGTTTGCGTACGCGATGCTGCGCACACCGCCGACTCCGGTCTCGACCGCCGCGACCGGCACCGATGCTGGTGTCGTGCCCAGCATTCCGTCGCCGCGAGCGCCGACCGTGCCGGGGCCGACGGATGATCCCGACCCGGAGGAGCCCGCCGAGGACGCCGGAGCCGCGAGCGCCGAGCCCGATTCGAGCGCGCCGCTCCCGAGCAACGGTGTGCGCGTCGTGAGCGGTGCCGACCTTGGGTCGCCGCTGCCGCTTCCCGCGGACGTTCCGGTCTGGGGCAGTGAAAAGGCATTGGTCACCATCGTCGTGTTCGGTGACCTGGAGTGCCCTCACACACGGCGAGCGCAGCGCGCGCTCGAGTCACTGTTGCGTGCGTTTCCCAACGACGTGCGGCTCGCATTTCGTCACCGGCCGCTCGCCATTCACACTCGGGCTCGGGACGCAGCCAGGGTGGCCGCCGGCGTGCGCCGCGATCTGGGGGATACCGCCTTCTGGCGACTGATGGGCCAGGCGGCGGCGAGTAGCCTGGACGCCAATCGCGTCGAGCTCGGCAAATGGGTGACCAGTGCCGGTGGTCAGGAGTCGCAGGTCGAGACCTGGTTGTCGCAGACCGACACCGACAACGAGGTCGGCAGGGATCTACAGCTTGCAGGTTTGTTCGACGTGCGCGAGACACCGACCTTCTTCGTCAACGGTGTCCGCGTCGAGGGGTTTTCCAGCTACGACGACCTCAAACGGGTGGTGGAGAAGGAGCTGACGTCGGCACGCAGCGTGCTCACGCTGGGCACGGCCCTCTCCGAGCTCTACGCCACCCGCGTGCGCAAGAACTTGATTGGGCTGGGTGCCGACGTCGCGGCTCGCACCTGTCCGCCGGTCGCCGGCTCGCCGGAGCGTGGGGCGACCGACGCGCTGGTGACGATCGTCGAGTTCTCCGAGTTCCAGTGCCCGTTCTGCCGAAGGGTTCAGCCGACGCTCGACACACTCCTGGCAAAACACGGCGGCGATCTGCGCGTCGTATGGAAGAACTTCCCGCTGGATCACCACACCCAGGCGCGGCCGGCGGCTGCCTTCGCCCTCGAAGCGTTCGAGCTCGGTGGTCCGACCAAGTTCTGGAAGGCTCACGATCTACTGTTTGCGTCTCAGGCAGATCTCACCGAACCAGCGCTCGAGGGTTTGGCGCAGAAGCTCGGGCTCGATGCAACGAAGCTGCTGGAAGCGTCGCGACGCCGCGGCCATGATCCGAAGATCGACGGAGACGCGCGCCTCGGGCAGAAGCTCGGTGTCAGCGGGACACCAGCGTTCTTCGTCAACGGCCGGTCACTGACGGGCGCTCAGCCCATCGAGCGATTCGAGGCCGTGATTCGCGAAGAGCTGGAGAGCGCGCGTCACCTGGTGGGCAGTGGAACACCGCGGGGACGTATCTACGACGCCCTGTGTGGGGTGCGCTGAGGGCCAAAGGTCGCGCCGAAATCGCGCTTTCTCGCCGAGGCAGGGCGTGGGGTCGCCGATTCGGGAAAAGCGGCGGCCTCACGTGATAAGAGCAGAGGGTCGCGGGGCGATTGAAGGTGGTGGAGCAAGCGGCAGCAGTGAGGTCGGCAAATCGGGCGTCGCTGCCGCCAGCGGCGCGCTCGCTGCGCTCCATCGACATGGTCATGCAGGCGGAAGAGGCCACGCGCGCGCGGGTCTTCTTCCGCTGCCTGGCCGTGATCATGGTTGCGCTGGAGGCCGCGCTGCCGTTCTTGCCTGGCGCCGATTGGCTGCGCGCGATCACTTCGGTGCTCGCAGGGGTGATCCTGGTGCTGTCCTTGGTCACCTTGTACGTGCTCCGCCACGACGCCAGCTGGACACCCCGGCTGATGGCGAGCATCGGCATCGTGGACGCGATCTTGGGTGTGGGGGTGATCTACTACCTGGGCACGTTCTCGGCGGCGGCGGCCATCTTCACCGTCGGTCTGTATTTCTTCGGGCTCTCGAGCAGCAAGGGCAGCGCGGCGGCGGTCTACGTGGCGGGGGCCGGGATCTACCTGGGCATTTCCGCGGGCATCGCCGCCGGTGTCGTCCCCGACGTGAGCCTGTTCTCCGCCGCTCACGCCGATCCGATGTCGCGCTGGTACCGCGTTGCGATGATGCAGCTCGTCTTCGGCATGACGTTTTATCTGGCGCGCAGCAGCCGCCGCGCGACCGAGACTGCAATGGATGGCGCGCAGCAGGTTCGCCGCACTCTGAAACAGCGCGACGCACTCTTGAACGAGGCACGTAACGAGCTCGACTGGGCCCTGCGCACGGGCGAGGGTTACATGTCCGGCCAGGCGATGGGCAAATACGAGATCGAGGAGGTGATCGGTCGCGGCGGCATGGGTGAGGTGTACGCGGCGAAGGACACCGAGAGCGACCGCAGGGTGGCGCTCAAGCTGCTTCACCCCAACATGGTCGAGAACAAGGAGTACGTGCAGCGTTTCATGCGCGAGGCGCAGGCGGCGGCATCGGTGCCGAGTGAACACGTCGCGGAAGTCTACGAGCTCGGGTACACGCCCTACGGCGGGCCGTTCATCGCGATGGAGCTGCTCGA encodes:
- the recA gene encoding recombinase RecA, with protein sequence MLDEKQKSKALEIAIASVEKEFGKGAVMRLKDGETIGGDVSVVPTGSLGLDIALGIGGYPRGRIIEVFGPESSGKTTLTLHAIANVQRLGGVAAFIDAEHALDINYAKKLGVKTDELLVSQPDYGEQALEIADMLVRSGAVDLVVIDSVAALVPKAEIEGDMGDSHVGLQARLMSQALRKLTGSVSRSQCIIFFTNQIRMKIGVMFGSPETTSGGNALKFYASVRLDVRRIGAIKEASTQPGKDKDMQVVGNRTRVKVVKNKMAAPFRECEFDILYGFGVSRSGEVLDLGTDANIVQKSGSWFAVDAERIGQGRDAARTYLEEHPKLLTEVETKVLELHGVKRRVAAEAAGAAAPAADAKAEDKAPPPNGGGSKALPPAGLKRPAAQRPS
- a CDS encoding serine/threonine protein kinase codes for the protein MRSANRASLPPAARSLRSIDMVMQAEEATRARVFFRCLAVIMVALEAALPFLPGADWLRAITSVLAGVILVLSLVTLYVLRHDASWTPRLMASIGIVDAILGVGVIYYLGTFSAAAAIFTVGLYFFGLSSSKGSAAAVYVAGAGIYLGISAGIAAGVVPDVSLFSAAHADPMSRWYRVAMMQLVFGMTFYLARSSRRATETAMDGAQQVRRTLKQRDALLNEARNELDWALRTGEGYMSGQAMGKYEIEEVIGRGGMGEVYAAKDTESDRRVALKLLHPNMVENKEYVQRFMREAQAAASVPSEHVAEVYELGYTPYGGPFIAMELLDGHDLAWYLRRTPSLPLDTVVTMVEHAARALAAVREAGVVHRDLKPANLFLVDSLPQKWKVLDFGLSKIQGGAALTREVAVGTPQYMPPEQAQGLPVDHRADLYALAAIAYRGITGQPPFTGEDIGPLLLDVLYTNPQQPGLLAKVPVEVELVLAIALAKKPDDRFGWVEEFAVALRAASTGDLDEATRTKGWQLVKLYPWGSTQRKRAAKA
- a CDS encoding thioredoxin domain-containing protein; protein product: MPPIVGETLLGTYRIESSEELPGGLSLGAAAADGTEVSWVALPLGAPVSRDPAPLLGDQDRYRIGAPGIAKPLGVAIEGNVLSVVYERRHSECLADWLQQPPRPRPSIAHAITAIASALAPLHDQGIAFGALRPELLRIGPEGVSIEGFALDAMLRALVGDRASVATTPLAYRAPEQQSSTPGPPTPAADVYALGVLATELVIGRALGPADERPTPRACGTDVSDAVEAAISRAVARSPVARPHDLIGFAQGLAEALLVPHYSPQGMPPASAPSASEASPPWAAGAPAPLVAPPAPAAPAPIPGAEGPSPNAAAAAPRPPAPPPRMDSMPPSGRGARGNAGWIVALLAGVGLMLAGVGGLFAYAMLRTPPTPVSTAATGTDAGVVPSIPSPRAPTVPGPTDDPDPEEPAEDAGAASAEPDSSAPLPSNGVRVVSGADLGSPLPLPADVPVWGSEKALVTIVVFGDLECPHTRRAQRALESLLRAFPNDVRLAFRHRPLAIHTRARDAARVAAGVRRDLGDTAFWRLMGQAAASSLDANRVELGKWVTSAGGQESQVETWLSQTDTDNEVGRDLQLAGLFDVRETPTFFVNGVRVEGFSSYDDLKRVVEKELTSARSVLTLGTALSELYATRVRKNLIGLGADVAARTCPPVAGSPERGATDALVTIVEFSEFQCPFCRRVQPTLDTLLAKHGGDLRVVWKNFPLDHHTQARPAAAFALEAFELGGPTKFWKAHDLLFASQADLTEPALEGLAQKLGLDATKLLEASRRRGHDPKIDGDARLGQKLGVSGTPAFFVNGRSLTGAQPIERFEAVIREELESARHLVGSGTPRGRIYDALCGVR